From one Parambassis ranga chromosome 5, fParRan2.1, whole genome shotgun sequence genomic stretch:
- the mapk14b gene encoding mitogen-activated protein kinase 14B isoform X1: MSQKERPTFYLQELNKTMWEVPERYQNLSPVGSGAYGSVCSSYDVKAGLKVAVKKLSRPFQSIIHAKRTYRELRLLKHMKHENVIGLLDVFTPATSLEEFDDVYLVTHLMGADLNNIVKCQKLTDDHVQFLIYQILRGLKYIHSADIIHRDLKPSNLAVNEDCELKILDFGLARHTDDEMTGYVATRWYRAPEIMLNWMHYNMTVDIWSVGCIMAELLTGRTLFPGTDHINQLQQIMRLTGTPPASLISRMPSHEARNYINSLPHMPKRNFADVFIGANPLAVDLLEKMLVLDTDKRITASEALAHPYFAQYHDPDDEPEAAPYDQSFESRELEIEEWKSLTYDEVLSFEPPTFERDEMES, from the exons ATGTCGCAGAAGGAGAGACCCACTTTCTACCTACAGGAGCTCAACAAAACCATGTGGGAGGTCCCGGAGCGGTACCAGAACTTATCTCCCGTTGGCTCCGGTGCTTATGGATCCGTATG TTCATCGTATGACGTGAAGGCAGGCCTGAAGGTAGCAGTGAAGAAGTTGTCCAGACCCTTTCAGTCCATCATTCATGCAAAAAGAACCTACAGAGAGCTGCGGCTGctcaaacacatgaaacacgAGAAC GTGATTGGCCTATTAGATGTTTTCACGCCAGCAACAAGCTTGGAGGAGTTCGATGATGT GTACTTGGTGACACACCTAATGGGCGCAGACCTCAACAATATAGTAAAGTGTCAGAAGCTGACTGATGACCACGTCCAGTTCCTCATCTACCAGATCCTCAGAGGCTTAAAG TACATCCATTCTGCAGATATCATCCACAGA GACTTGAAGCCTAGTAACCTGGCTGTTAATGAAGACTGTGAACTTAAG ATCCTGGACTTTGGTTTGGCACGGCACACAGATGATGAGATGACGGGATACGTAGCCACCCGATGGTACCGGGCCCCAGAGATCATGCTGAACTGGATGCACTACAACATGACtg TGGATATCTGGTCGGTGGGCTGCATCATGGCGGAACTACTTACAGGACGGACGCTTTTCCCAGGCACAGACC ATATaaaccagctgcagcagataatgCGCCTGACGGGGACGCCCCCAGCCTCCCTCATAAGCAGGATGCCCAGCCATGAG GCGAGGAACTACATCAACTCACTTCCCCACATGCCCAAGAGGAACTTTGCTGACGTGTTTATTGGTGCCAACCCTCTTG CGGTGGATTTGCTGGAGAAAATGTTGGTGCTGGACACAGACAAGCGGATCACGGCGTCTGAGGCTCTGGCTCACCCTTACTTCGCCCAGTACCACGATCCAGATGACGAGCCTGAAGCAGCACCATATGACCAGAGTTTTGAAAGCCGTGAGCTGGAAATTGAAGAGTGGAAGA GTTTAACGTACGATGAGGTACTCAGCTTTGAGCCACCAACATTTGAGAGGGACGAGATGGAATCCTGA
- the b3galt6 gene encoding beta-1,3-galactosyltransferase 6, with amino-acid sequence MNLFRLVCRHKTALVIGTVCSFAVVLVFLAKCTSETLKQGHPEPPGWVPRAIVLPSRPEQPNHPSSSKDLSAFLVVLITTGPKYTERRSIIRSTWLAKRDSDVLAMFVVGTQGLSSEDLQNLNTEQGRHKDLLLLPDLRDSYENLTLKLLHMYSWLDQNVEFKFVFKADDDTFARLDLLKEELKTKEPSRLYWGFFSGRGRVKTAGKWRESSWELCDYYLPYALGGGYILSADLVHYVHLNAGYFKTWQSEDVSLGAWLAPVDVRRTHDPRFDTEYKSRGCNNKYLVTHKQSLEDMLEKHQTLQRDGRLCKEEVKLRLSYVYDWSVPPSQCCQRKDGIP; translated from the coding sequence ATGAATCTATTCCGTTTGGTATGTCGCCACAAGACGGCCCTGGTCATTGGCACTGTTTGCAGTTTTGCTGTAGTCCTTGTATTCTTGGCCAAATGTACCTCAGAAACCCTGAAACAGGGTCACCCAGAACCTCCAGGCTGGGTTCCACGTGCCATTGTGTTGCCATCCCGTCCAGAGCAGCCAAATCACCCCTCCTCTTCCAAAGACTTGTCAGCATTCCTTGTGGTCCTCATCACCACAGGACCTAAGTACACAGAACGCAGGAGTATTATCCGCAGCACCTGGCTTGCCAAGCGGGACTCTGATGTTCTGGCCATGTTTGTTGTTGGAACTCAGGGCCTTTCCAGTGAGGACCTTCAGAATCTTAACACAGAGCAGGGGCGGCACAAGGACCTGCTCTTGCTTCCTGATTTGCGGGATTCTTATGAGAATTTAACTCTCAAACTACTGCACATGTACTCTTGGCTGGACCAGAATGTGGAGTTTAAGTTTGTCTTCAAAGCAGATGATGACACATTTGCTCGCTTGGACCTCCTCAAAGAGGAGCTGAAAACAAAAGAGCCTAGTCGGTTGTACTGGGGCTTCTTCTCAGGCAGAGGCAGAGTGAAAACGGCTGGGAAGTGGCGTGAAAGTTCTTGGGAGCTCTGTGACTACTACCTGCCGTACGCACTGGGCGGTGGCTACATTCTCTCTGCTGATCTGGTGCATTACGTACATCTTAACGCAGGCTACTTCAAGACATGGCAGAGCGAGGATGTGTCACTGGGTGCCTGGCTGGCACCTGTTGATGTTCGGCGGACGCATGACCCACGCTTTGACACAGAGTATAAATCGCGTGGCTGCAACAACAAATACTTAGTGACGCATAAGCAGAGcttggaggacatgttggaaaaacACCAGACTCTTCAGCGTGATGGAAGGCTCTGCAAGGAGGAAGTCAAGCTGCGATTGTCATATGTGTATGACTGGAGTGTGCCACCCTCACAGTGCTGCCAAAGAAAAGATGGGATTCCGTAG
- the mapk14b gene encoding mitogen-activated protein kinase 14B isoform X2, whose amino-acid sequence MSQKERPTFYLQELNKTMWEVPERYQNLSPVGSGAYGSVCSSYDVKAGLKVAVKKLSRPFQSIIHAKRTYRELRLLKHMKHENVIGLLDVFTPATSLEEFDDVYLVTHLMGADLNNIVKCQKLTDDHVQFLIYQILRGLKYIHSADIIHRDLKPSNLAVNEDCELKILDFGLARHTDDEMTGYVATRWYRAPEIMLNWMHYNMTVDIWSVGCIMAELLTGRTLFPGTDHIDQLKLIMMLVGTPGPELLMKISSESARNYINSLPHMPKRNFADVFIGANPLAVDLLEKMLVLDTDKRITASEALAHPYFAQYHDPDDEPEAAPYDQSFESRELEIEEWKSLTYDEVLSFEPPTFERDEMES is encoded by the exons ATGTCGCAGAAGGAGAGACCCACTTTCTACCTACAGGAGCTCAACAAAACCATGTGGGAGGTCCCGGAGCGGTACCAGAACTTATCTCCCGTTGGCTCCGGTGCTTATGGATCCGTATG TTCATCGTATGACGTGAAGGCAGGCCTGAAGGTAGCAGTGAAGAAGTTGTCCAGACCCTTTCAGTCCATCATTCATGCAAAAAGAACCTACAGAGAGCTGCGGCTGctcaaacacatgaaacacgAGAAC GTGATTGGCCTATTAGATGTTTTCACGCCAGCAACAAGCTTGGAGGAGTTCGATGATGT GTACTTGGTGACACACCTAATGGGCGCAGACCTCAACAATATAGTAAAGTGTCAGAAGCTGACTGATGACCACGTCCAGTTCCTCATCTACCAGATCCTCAGAGGCTTAAAG TACATCCATTCTGCAGATATCATCCACAGA GACTTGAAGCCTAGTAACCTGGCTGTTAATGAAGACTGTGAACTTAAG ATCCTGGACTTTGGTTTGGCACGGCACACAGATGATGAGATGACGGGATACGTAGCCACCCGATGGTACCGGGCCCCAGAGATCATGCTGAACTGGATGCACTACAACATGACtg TGGATATCTGGTCGGTGGGCTGCATCATGGCGGAACTACTTACAGGACGGACGCTTTTCCCAGGCACAGACC ACATTGATCAGTTGAAGCTTATAATGATGCTCGTCGGAACGCCAGGGCCCGAGCTTTTGATGAAAATCTCTTCAGAGTCT GCGAGGAACTACATCAACTCACTTCCCCACATGCCCAAGAGGAACTTTGCTGACGTGTTTATTGGTGCCAACCCTCTTG CGGTGGATTTGCTGGAGAAAATGTTGGTGCTGGACACAGACAAGCGGATCACGGCGTCTGAGGCTCTGGCTCACCCTTACTTCGCCCAGTACCACGATCCAGATGACGAGCCTGAAGCAGCACCATATGACCAGAGTTTTGAAAGCCGTGAGCTGGAAATTGAAGAGTGGAAGA GTTTAACGTACGATGAGGTACTCAGCTTTGAGCCACCAACATTTGAGAGGGACGAGATGGAATCCTGA
- the tmem167b gene encoding protein kish-B, which translates to MTNVYSFDGILVFGLLFICTCAYLKKVPRLNSWLLSEKKGVWGVFYKAAVIGTRLHIAVALSCLTMAFYIIFLK; encoded by the exons ATGACAAATG TGTACTCTTTCGATGGCATCCTGGTGTTCGGGTTGCTGTTTATCTGCACGTGTGCATACCTCAAAAAGGTGCCTCGCCTCAACAGTTGGCTGCTGTCGGAGAAGAAAGGAGTGTGGGGCGTCTTTTATAAGG CTGCGGTAATTGGGACACGGCTTCACATTGCCGTGGCGCTTTCCTGCTTGACCATGGCCTTCTACATTATATTCTTGAAATGA
- the LOC114435668 gene encoding protein FAM107B has protein sequence MHLIQSTQVPQNMGLRNRKDRHHCWMVLPSQVIENQQQEDGDLIKPRKLPNPILASHQHRSLHQELLFCHRRGVLPKRKTELQSVLEHKRRELHKQRELALQPPSDLEVKLRTRRQRIQVYELEEKKRSEDLKNVPEFVRVRQTLKHVSNS, from the exons ATGCATCTCATCCAGAGTACACAG gtACCACAAAACATGGGCCTTCGAAATAGAAAAG ACAGACATCACTGCTGGATGGTCCTGCCCAGCCAGGTGATAGAAAATCAGCAACAGGAGGATGGTGACCTCATCAAACCCAGAAAGCTGCCAAATCCCATCCTGGCTTCTCACCAACACAGATCTCTTCATCAAGAGCTGCTTTTCTGCCACAGACG AGGTGTACTGccgaaaagaaaaacagagctgcagagtgtGCTGGAGCACAAGCGGAGAGAGCTGCACAAGCAGAGGGAGCTGGCTCTGCAGCCGCCCTCTGACTTGGAGGTGAAGCTACGTACAAGACGACAGAGAATACAAGTT tacgagctggaggagaagaagagaagtgAAGATTTAAAGAATGTACCCGAGTTTGTTCGTGTGAGACAAACTCTGAAGCATGTCTCAAATTCTTAA